The following is a genomic window from Sporosarcina jeotgali.
CCTGTATTTACCAAAAGAATTGGCAAAATGGACGGGGGTAATAAGTGGAATCTTTGTGATTTCGAGTGTACTTGGACCTTGAAAAGGAAGTGTTAAAAATGATTTTACGTGAGCGGGAAGAGGAGTTTGTAATGATTGAACAAGATCATCACGGTCATTTGTCGGAACGGATTATGAGTCATTGGAAAAAAGAGTTATTCCCAGGAATCGATAAAAGAGATTCCGTCTTAATGGCCATAAAACATCATGATCTGGGATGGTTGCCATTCGACAAAGAGCCTTTTTGGAATGATGCTAAACAAAAACCCTATAGTTTCACGGATTTTCCTTTTCCAGCAAAAATGATTCTTCACAAACAAGGATTGAACTTGGTAGAACAGTTAGATCCATATGCAGCAATTCTTTGCAGTGAGCATTACAGTCAATTCCTAATCGGAAGTAAAGATCCAGATGCCATCGATTTCCTAGAAGCCGAGTTTAATCGCAGGAAGCGGTTGAAAAATGTACAGAAAGAGTTTGATGAACTTATTTTCAAGAAACACTATGGCTTACTGCAGCTGGGAGATAACTTTTCGTTATACGCTTGTATTAATGAGCCTGGCGTTGTGAAATCTGAAGAACATCCATTTTTTAAGGAAGGCATTCCTTCACCAGAATACCTGGAAGGGTTGCCCAGTCATCGAATGGATGTCCGGTTTGCTGATAACAGAACAATTTGTGTGGAAAATTTTCCGTTTGATAACTCATTTGAAATTGAGTATACTCAACGAATTGTAACCCGCCAGGCTGTTCGAGATATTGGATTGATTAAAGCCTATAGCGAAGCAAGAGTTGAAACCATCCGGTTGGATTTCAAAAGTAAATAATCAAAGAGGAGCAGATTGCTAGTTTAAGCATCTGCTCCTCTTGTTTTAGTTAGTTATCTGAATTATCATTATAATAGATTCTATCATTGAGGAGGATGTTGATGACTAATCAAGTCAATGTTGATGGGCTTATTGATCAAGTACAATCTGTAAGAAGAAACACGCTGGGTGATTTGCTCCTAAGAACGAGTGAACGTTTTCCGAAGAAAATTGCACTTGTGTTTAAAAAACAGCGCCTCACCTATCATGAACTGAATGTTCTTGTGAATCAGACTGCACATGGGCTTTTATCGATTGGGATTAAAAAAGGTGATTTTGTCACGGTTATGTCTAGAAACAGCATGGATTTTGCCATCCTCAACTTTGCATTAGCACGTATTGGATCAATAATGGTGCCAATTAATTATATGTTAACTGAAGATGAGATTAGTTTTATTCTTGAACATGCTAAGATACATGCAGTATTTGCTTCAGAGGAATTCACATCGATTATGGATCGGGCAATGCTTCATCATAAAGCAGAGCAAAAGGTGGTAATCGGACAAAACAACGAAAATGACGTTGAAGACTGGAAAAACCTCAATAAAATTCGCAAGGATCAGTCCGACGTACTTCCAGAAAGTCAAATTGAAGATGATGATATTGCACATGTGTTATATACGAGCGGGACTGAGTCCAGACCTAAAGGCGTCATGCTCAGTCATAAAAGCCTGATAAGTGAATATGTCAGCTGTATAGTAGATGGGAAAATGAGTGAGGATGATATTGTCATTCACGCGCTCCCTTTATATCACAGTGCGCAATTGCATGTTTTCCTAGGTCCGAGTGTTTACTTAGGGTCAACGGGTGTCATTTTGGAATACCCAACTCCTGAGACAATCTTAAAAACGATTGAAGAGCAACACGCAACGTTGCTGTTCTGTCCTCCGACTGTATGGATTGCACTTCTCCGCCATGAGGACTTCGATAAAAGGGATCTGTTATCACTAAAAAAATGCTATTATGGTGCCGCAATTATGCCGATGGAAATATTGAAAGAGTTGAATGAACGATTACCCGGTGCATCTCTTTGGAATTTTTATGGTCAAACAGAAGTGGCACCGCTAGCAACAGCGCTGCAACCTGAAGATCAGCTGAGAAAGCTTGGTTCAGCAGGATTACCAAGTTTGAACGTACAAACCAGAATTGTAAATGATCAGGATGAGGAAATGCCCCGAGGAGAGCTAGGGGAGATTGTTCATCGAACCCCCCATGCTATGAAAGGATATCTGCACGATGCAGAAAAAACAGCTGAAGCATTTCGGGGAGGCTGGTTTCACAGCGGGGATTTAGGGGTTATGGACGAAGAAGGATATGTTACGATTGTGGATCGGAAGAAAGATATGATTAATACCGGAGGCGTCAACGTTTCCAGCAGAGAAGTGGAGGAAATTATTTACGAAATGGAAGACGTGTCTGAAGTGGCGGTTATTAGCATTCCAGATTCTTATTGGATTGAAGCGGTAACAGCAGTCATCGTTCCAAAAGCAGGTAAAGTATTAAGTGAAGATGAGGTCGTTGAGTTCTGTAAAAAACGATTGTCATCTTTTAAAACGCCTAAGTATGTTGAATTCACAAATGAGCTGCCTAAAAACCCAAGCGGCAAAGTGTTAAAACGCACATTGAGAACGGATTATGCGAGCAGAAGCAGATAATGACCATTATTAAATTAGGAACCTTCACCCGTATCAAAGTATAAATGCGCATGTAAGCTGCAGCCAGGATTAAAATCACTTTGACACTTTGGGCAATTGGATTGGCAGCTTAAATACTGCCGAATCGTCAGTTCATGTCCGCAATTGCCGCATAGAACGGCTTTTTGGTCAAAGTGATTTTGTGGCCATGGTTTTGGCTTTCCGCATCCGCATTGTGTATGGCATTCAAAACAAGGGAAATACTGATTACAACAATAGAACTTGATGGCAATCCGATCAATTTCTTTATGGTAATGCAAACAACGCGTTTCTGAATCTACTTCGATTCCAGCAACATTTTGTCCATGTATGTACATCCGACTTTCAACTCCTTTCTTAATATTGTACGCTAACAGTTGAATGTAAACAAAAAGCGTGAATTTAAGTGCATTCAAGGCATATTGATGCATACTACACCATGTTTTGTGGTATACACAAGTAGGAAGGAGGGATTGCTGAATGACATTTGTCCATATTGGCGTGTTTTTAATCGCACTATCGTTCGCCATTTTCGCAATTTATTTATGTATTGTTTTGACAAGAATAACAGGATTGCTGAGAACTGTCGGGAGTACTGCTAACCGTATGGCAGACAAAGCGGATATTTCCATCAAAGAGTTGGAATTGACAATTGTTGAGGCGAGAACTTCAGCAACCGATGTACAAGTGAAATTAGATGCTTTGAACAGCGTCGCTGAAACTGCTCAAAACCTTGGAGATACTGTGTACACAGCTTCAGAAAG
Proteins encoded in this region:
- a CDS encoding DUF3891 family protein — encoded protein: MILREREEEFVMIEQDHHGHLSERIMSHWKKELFPGIDKRDSVLMAIKHHDLGWLPFDKEPFWNDAKQKPYSFTDFPFPAKMILHKQGLNLVEQLDPYAAILCSEHYSQFLIGSKDPDAIDFLEAEFNRRKRLKNVQKEFDELIFKKHYGLLQLGDNFSLYACINEPGVVKSEEHPFFKEGIPSPEYLEGLPSHRMDVRFADNRTICVENFPFDNSFEIEYTQRIVTRQAVRDIGLIKAYSEARVETIRLDFKSK
- a CDS encoding acyl-CoA synthetase, which gives rise to MTNQVNVDGLIDQVQSVRRNTLGDLLLRTSERFPKKIALVFKKQRLTYHELNVLVNQTAHGLLSIGIKKGDFVTVMSRNSMDFAILNFALARIGSIMVPINYMLTEDEISFILEHAKIHAVFASEEFTSIMDRAMLHHKAEQKVVIGQNNENDVEDWKNLNKIRKDQSDVLPESQIEDDDIAHVLYTSGTESRPKGVMLSHKSLISEYVSCIVDGKMSEDDIVIHALPLYHSAQLHVFLGPSVYLGSTGVILEYPTPETILKTIEEQHATLLFCPPTVWIALLRHEDFDKRDLLSLKKCYYGAAIMPMEILKELNERLPGASLWNFYGQTEVAPLATALQPEDQLRKLGSAGLPSLNVQTRIVNDQDEEMPRGELGEIVHRTPHAMKGYLHDAEKTAEAFRGGWFHSGDLGVMDEEGYVTIVDRKKDMINTGGVNVSSREVEEIIYEMEDVSEVAVISIPDSYWIEAVTAVIVPKAGKVLSEDEVVEFCKKRLSSFKTPKYVEFTNELPKNPSGKVLKRTLRTDYASRSR
- a CDS encoding CHY zinc finger protein, coding for MYIHGQNVAGIEVDSETRCLHYHKEIDRIAIKFYCCNQYFPCFECHTQCGCGKPKPWPQNHFDQKAVLCGNCGHELTIRQYLSCQSNCPKCQSDFNPGCSLHAHLYFDTGEGS
- a CDS encoding DUF948 domain-containing protein, which produces MTFVHIGVFLIALSFAIFAIYLCIVLTRITGLLRTVGSTANRMADKADISIKELELTIVEARTSATDVQVKLDALNSVAETAQNLGDTVYTASESVHGMVETYAKLPDLPGTKPFVRLIQLAEFASSLFSTWKKAENVTK